One Rosa chinensis cultivar Old Blush chromosome 3, RchiOBHm-V2, whole genome shotgun sequence DNA window includes the following coding sequences:
- the LOC112194247 gene encoding uncharacterized protein LOC112194247 yields the protein MSKAIFWNARGAGSDKFRSDVSDLIQIHKVDIIAICEPRVQFSKAEKCFEKLGFSDHKIMEATGFSGGIWLLWDKSKLSVDVIDVHFQAITAKINLPGASTWILSIIYASPTYSMRASLWGYLENLFAATGLPYALIGDFNELLDSFAKNMGSLVGRFGGLRDWVNRNGIIDIGFQVSTYTWTNGRIKERLDRGLCSSDWRIAFPEAFIKHLAKMKSDHCPIATSLK from the coding sequence ATGTCTAAAGCTATTTTCTGGAATGCTAGAGGCGCTGGTAGTGATAAATTTAGGTCTGATGTTTCAGATCTTATTCAGATTCATAAAGTTGATATTATTGCCATATGTGAACCTCGAGTTCAATTTTCAAAAGCTGAAAAATGTTTTGAGAAATTAGGTTTCTCTGATCATAAAATCATGGAAGCTACTGGGTTTTCAGGTGGTATTTGGCTCTTATGGGACAAATCCAAGCTTTCTGTTGATGTGATTGATGTTCATTTTCAGGCTATTACTGCCAAGATTAATTTACCTGGGGCTTCTACTTGGATTCTATCTATTATTTATGCTAGTCCTACTTATTCCATGAGAGCTTCTTTATGGGGATATTTGGAGAATTTATTTGCTGCAACTGGTCTTCCTTATGCTCTCATTGGTGATTTCAATGAATTACTTGACAGTTTTGCTAAAAATATGGGATCTCTTGTTGGTCGCTTTGGTGGTTTAAGAGATTGGGTTAACAGGAATGGTATCATTGACATTGGTTTCCAAGTCTCTACTTACACTTGGACCAATGGTAGAATCAAGGAAAGGTTGGATAGAGGGTTATGTAGCAGTGATTGGAGGATTGCATTCCCTGAGGCTTTTATCAAACACCTAGCTAAGATGAAGTCTGATCACTGTCCAATTGCAACTTCACTCAAATAA
- the LOC112194246 gene encoding uncharacterized protein LOC112194246, which yields MAVWVRILGLPFRYFKDFTIDKIGCLLGSMVKVDKVTLAQSRGKFARLCVEIDLQKPLRPFIEVEGKAYGVVYEGISMICFNYGCYGHVKASCPYVKNDDDPTSLDSVPNATFDNRKTTQMPNTMAPATYNESTFSTSSEMQVVMQKTAPTKTKNDNGPWMLMSYKTRQKPPNASLNNKQNSASGSRFELLQSCSDGIDEFTQVNSTVSPSSLSTQSQTILAKPPKIWKKVQDKTMQASSSKSNDAHGIDAFPHGPSKVKPLQDITNDTVQSSRVQLKNSTAISHHPKLQAHKLKNSMVQAGAKVYVFSDLNSLLSNNKYPSSNVNASAAFGHCPLELVRTSINIMQVYTSTSSSTCNDQIISKFVDKVV from the coding sequence ATGGCTGTGTGGGTTAGAATCCTTGGTCTTCCTTTCAGATATTTTAAAGACTTCACTATAGATAAAATTGGTTGTCTGCTTGGCTCCATGGTTAAAGTTGACAAGGTGACTTTAGCACAGTCTAGAGGCAAATTTGCTAGACTTTGTGTTGAAATTGATCTACAAAAACCACTTAGACCTTTCATTGAAGTTGAAGGCAAGGCCTATGGTGTCGTTTATGAAGGAATATCTATGATATGTTTTAACTATGGCTGTTATGGACATGTCAAAGCTTCTTGTCCTTATGTGAAGAATGATGATGATCCTACTAGCCTTGACTCTGTACCAAATGCTACTTTTGACAATAGAAAGACCACTCAGATGCCTAATACCATGGCCCCTGCAACTTATAATGAGTCTACTTTTTCGACCTCCTCTGAAATGCAAGTAGTTATGCAAAAGACTGCTCCTACTAAGACCAAAAATGATAATGGACCATGGATGCTAATGTCCTACAAAACTAGGCAAAAGCCTCCTAATGCTTCTCTGAATAATAAGCAAAATTCTGCTTCTGGGTCTAGATTTGAGTTGCTTCAGTCCTGTTCTGATGGTATTGATGAATTCACACAGGTAAATTCCACTGTTTCGCCTTCTAGCCTGAGCACTCAGTCGCAGACAATCCTTGCTAAGCCTCCAAAGATTTGGAAGAAAGTTCAAGATAAAACTATGCAAGCCAGTTCTTCTAAGTCTAATGATGCTCATGGAATTGATGCCTTCCCTCATGGTCCTTCAAAGGTAAAACCACTTCAAGACATCACTAATGATACTGTGCAATCTTCAAGAGTCCAGCTAAAGAATAGTACAGCCATATCGCACCATCCTAAATTGCAGGCTCATAAACTTAAAAATTCCATGGTGCAAGCTGGTGCTAAAGTTTATGTGTTTTCTGATCTCAATTCCTTGCTTAGCAACAATAAATATCCTTCTTCGAATGTTAATGCTTCTGCTGCATTTGGTCATTGCCCACTTGAGCTTGTTCGTACTTCAATTAATATTATGCAGGTGTACACTTCTACCTCTAGTTCTACATGCAATGATCAAATAATTTCTAAATTTGTTGATAAAGTTGTGTAA
- the LOC112193794 gene encoding probable disease resistance protein At4g27220, protein MLMEFYQYVFEAMRMIIVITAVMVQWFGVIASLKWIWKNWFIIVVIVTSNVIVSLGWIWTSRFSYMVETTEPISEDNQELVDVVETPEPISEDDQEPVDVDASASLPSSSAESSAPRWKHDVFLSFRGADTRKGITSFLYDRLQNRGIKTFMDNQDLEAGDVISPTLLTAIKESRFAIIVLSQNYASSTWCLEELRNICECMKGDNNRILPLFYNVDPSDVRNQKSSFGDAFTKHKKSEKHRSEKVQQWRDALENVANFTGWHTLNYKTDIELLNAIEESVCNKLRPTEHEFKMSIRGFEEFAATKQAIDKVMNALKDDEATTIGVYGMGGVGKTTMVKYVGAQAQKSRLFNQVIMAVVSQNPDLMKIQETFAEQLVDFKLEEKTEIGRAIKLKEEIMRGTGILIILDDIWKRIDFSDIGIPSHNELQKCNSKVLLTTRRSRVCEIMESQEKIHLNILSKVDSWRLFVKEARKSIDKSSNFYVVASDVARECAGLPIALIAVARALRDAGLDRWKEAARRLKASQPPIPEDERDVFKCIKLSYDYLKSDDSKSCFLLCCLFPEDYNIPIEYLVKYGIGKGMFQDSTMLEARDTINLVVKDLKDSSLLLDGRDDRCVRMHDVIRDMGIFISSSEDGKRFLVTVGCELKNWPNIDACKGYSAISLMKNKICKLPEELVCPNLQILLLQDNASLNDIPKSFFQSQKELRVLDLSRTGISLLSQSISFLTNLQALFLDYCQNIIDISVIIKLNKLEILSMRGIALRELPREIGQLTNLRMLDVSAAHIRTIPSKVISNLHKLEELYMQCGFWDWGSKIDGEGEETNIGLDELAGLSCLSILKVCISDANCIPESVVVEANWVYFNITICSSHRKRTTTNFQPGQNCRSLTLYRTDTTIGSFPDWFVNAVIKNTERLRYEKCRGLSNILVEYDHGRLHGLKVLSVICRCKNLKELMNAITCVPNMPVFGNLEELYLEYLDDLKQLCVGELPPGSLCSLKLLKVHQCRNLEKVLLPSNLLQKLSNLDKLICRRSKVEHVFGCEGFEPDQINLREMELCDLHVVRSICNGPAPRGMFQTLKELIIYVCNFMGSLFTFDVAQCLFQLETLIVSQCPVLERVIEARRDTLNNKKTVLPKLKNLYMEDLPVLYKGSASIDFECPSLENLRLIGCPHLSFPSSASNYFHSRKEVFLKYKNPKLRALRGARLRKRIRVLKNRASEKSSHVV, encoded by the exons ATGCTAATGGAGTTCTATCAGTATGTCTTTGAG GCGATGAGGATGATTATTGTGATTACTGCGGTAATGGTGCAATGGTTCGGCGTCATAGCCAGTCTTAAGTGGATATGGAAGAATTGGTTCATTATTGTGGTAATTGTGACATCGAACGTAATAGTCAGTCTTGGGTGGATATGGACGAGTAGGTTCAGTTACATGGTTGAAACCACAGAGCCAATATCAGAGGATAATCAAGAACTGGTTGACGTCGTTGAAACCCCAGAGCCAATATCAGAGGATGATCAAGAACCGGTTGACGTTGATGCCTCTGCATCTCTTCCTTCATCATCAGCTGAATCATCAGCTCCTAGGTGGAAGCATGATGTGTTTCTGAGCTTCAGGGGTGCAGACACTCGTAAGGGTATTACATCCTTTTTATACGATCGACTGCAAAACAGAGGAATCAAAACATTCATGGATAACCAAGACCTTGAAGCAGGGGATGTTATTTCTCCCACTCTCCTAACGGCAATTAAAGAATCAAGGTTTGCAATTATTGTTCTCTCACAAAACTATGCCTCTTCCACTTGGTGTTTGGAGGAACTTAGAAACATTTGTGAATGCATGAAAGGAGACAACAATAGAATTCTACCACTTTTTTATAATGTGGATCCTAGTGATGTACGAAATCAGAAGAGCAGTTTCGGAGATGCCTTCACTAAGCATAAAAAATCTGAGAAACACAGATCAGAAAAGGTGCAGCAGTGGAGGGATGCTTTAGAAAACGTGGCAAATTTCACTGGGTGGCATACACTGAATTATAA AACTGACATAGAACTTTTGAATGCCATTGAGGAATCTGTGTGCAATAAATTACGACCTACTGAACATGAGTTTAAAATGTCCATCAGAGGTTTTGAAGAATTTGCAGCAACAAAACAAGCCATTGATAAGGTCATGAATGCGCTAAAAGATGATGAGGCCACTACCATTGGAGTCTACGGAATGGGGGGCGTTGGAAAGACAACAATGGTGAAATATGTTGGAGCACAAGCCCAAAAAAGTAGGCTTTTTAATCAAGTGATTATGGCTGTCGTATCCCAAAACCCCGACTTGATGAAAATTCAAGAGACATTTGCAGAACAACTGGTGGACTTTAAATTGGAGGAGAAGACAGAAATTGGAAGAGCCATTAAATTAAAGGAGGAGATAATGAGAGGAACTGGGATCCTCATAATCTTAGATGACATTTGGAAGAGAATAGACTTTTCAGACATTGGAATTCCGAGCCACAACGAACTTCAAAAATGCAATTCCAAAGTCCTACTGACCACCAGAAGATCGAGAGTTTGTGAGATCATGGAGAGCCAAGAAAAAATTCATCTCAATATCTTATCAAAAGTAGATTCTTGGAGGTTATTTGTGAAGGAAGCAAGGAAGTCTATTGACAAATCATCCAATTTCTATGTTGTAGCGAGTGACGTGGCAAGAGAATGCGCCGGTCTACCAATTGCTTTGATAGCAGTTGCGAGGGCCCTTCGAGATGCAGGTTTGGACAGATGGAAAGAAGCTGCTCGACGACTAAAAGCGTCTCAACCTCCCATCCCTgaagatgagagagatgtgttcaaATGCATAAAGTTAAGCTATGATTACTTGAAATCTGATGATTCGAAATCATGCTTCTTGCTTTGCTGCTTGTTCCCAGAAGATTATAATATCCCAATTGAATACTTGGTCAAGTATGGAATTGGGAAAGGAATGTTTCAAGATTCCACCATGCTAGAAGCCCGAGACACAATAAATTTAGTGGTGAAGGACCTTAAAGATTCTAGCTTGCTTTTAGACGGTAGAGATGACAGATGTGTAAGGATGCATGATGTTATTCGGGATATGGGAATATTTATTTCATCATCTGAAGACGGCAAGCGGTTCTTGGTGACAGTTGGCTGTGAATTGAAGAATTGGCCAAATATTGATGCGTGTAAAGGCTACTCTGCAATCTCACTAATGAAGAACAAAATTTGCAAGCTACCCGAAGAGTTGGTATGTCCAAATCTCCAGATTTTATTACTGCAAGACAATGCTTCATTAAATGATATCCCTAAGTCTTTCTTCCAAAGTCAGAAAGAATTAAGAGTCTTGGATCTTAGCCGCACTGGTATTTCACTACTATCTCAATCAATCAGTTTCCTAACCAACCTTCAAGCTTTGTTTTTAGATTATTGCCAGAACATAATTGACATTTCTGTAATCATAAAACTTAACAAGCTTGAGATTCTTAGTATGAGAGGAATTGCTCTGAGAGAATTGCCAAGAGAAATAGGACAGTTGACCAATCTAAGGATGCTGGATGTCAGTGCTGCACATATTCGCACAATTCCATCCAAAGTGATATCAAATTTGCATAAATTAGAAGAACTGTACATGCAATGCGGATTTTGGGACTGGGGGAGTAAAATTgatggagaaggagaagaaactaATATTGGCTTAGATGAATTAGCTGGTTTATCATGTTTAAGCATTTTGAAAGTTTGCATATCAGATGCAAATTGCATCCCTGAAAGTGTTGTGGTCGAAGCGAATTGGGTTTACTTCAATATTACTATTTGCAGCAGCCATAGAAAGAGAACCACTACGAACTTTCAACCTGGTCAGAATTGTAGATCCTTGACTCTTTATAGAACTGACACAACCATAGGAAGCTTTCCGGACTGGTTTGTCAACGCTGTGATAAAGAATACTGAGAGGCTACGTTATGAAAAATGCAGAGGGTTAAGTAACATTCTTGTGGAATATGACCATGGGAGGTTACATGGACTGAAAGTTCTCTCTGTAATTTGTCGTTGTAAGAACTTGAAAGAATTGATGAATGCAATAACATGTGTTCCAAATATGCCCGTGTTTGGGAACTTGGAAGAGTTGTATCTGGAATACCTGGATGACTTGAAGCAGTTATGTGTTGGTGAGTTACCACCTGGATCTCTATGCAGTCTGAAATTATTGAAGGTCCATCAGTGTCGTAACTTGGAGAAAGTACTGTTGCCATCAAATTTGTTGCAGAAACTGTCAAATTTGGACAAACTAATCTGTAGGAGAAGTAAAGTGGAACATGTGTTTGGATGTGAAGGATTTGAGCCGGATCAAATAAATCTGAGAGAGATGGAGTTATGTGATCTACATGTAGTAAGAAGCATATGTAATGGTCCTGCTCCACGTGGAATGTTCCAGACTCTAAAGGAATTGATCATTTATGTTTGCAACTTCATGGGAAGCCTCTTCACATTTGATGTAGCTCAGTGTCTTTTTCAATTGGAAACCCTTATTGTATCCCAATGCCCTGTCTTGGAAAGAGTAATCGAAGCAAGGAGGGACACATTGAACAACAAGAAGACCGTTCTtccaaaattgaagaacttATATATGGAAGATCTTCCAGTGTTGTACAAGGGAAGTGCTAGTATTGATTTTGAGTGTCCTTCATTGGAAAACTTGCGTCTGATTGGCTGCCCCCACTTGTCATTTCCATCCTCTGCTTCTAACTACTTCCACAGCAGGAAAGAAGTCTTTTTGAAATATAAGAATCCGAAGTTAAG GGCTTTACGTGGAGCCAGACTTAGGAAAAGAATTAGGGTGTTGAAGAACAGAGCTTCGGAAAAATCTTCCCATGTTGTATAG